One genomic region from Microcystis panniformis FACHB-1757 encodes:
- a CDS encoding DUF2092 domain-containing protein, with the protein MNFLPKILLLGLISSSGLGIVSPVSAETPPKIEPKALAILKQMSDRLSAARSLAFTATITYESPSRIGPPLVYTTIADVTLERPNKLRVISPGDGQANQFYYDGKTITAYLPTENLVAVTKAPNNLDAALKLAYDAAAIYFPFTDIIVADPYQDIAPGLTYAFLIGQSQVVGGTTTKMIAIANNKIFAQLWIGVEDKLPRMIRAVYRDDPARLRHQVAFDNWQLDIPNAPNTFTFTNSNQAKPIPFARPEPPALAPSPQP; encoded by the coding sequence ATGAATTTTCTGCCAAAAATCCTTTTACTGGGTCTAATTAGCTCCTCTGGGCTGGGAATCGTTTCCCCGGTCTCAGCAGAAACTCCCCCAAAAATTGAACCCAAGGCCCTAGCAATTCTCAAGCAAATGAGCGATCGCTTAAGTGCCGCTCGTTCCCTGGCCTTTACCGCCACTATCACCTACGAGAGTCCCAGTCGTATCGGCCCACCTCTGGTGTACACAACGATCGCCGATGTCACCCTGGAACGGCCCAATAAGCTCAGGGTGATTAGTCCGGGAGACGGTCAGGCTAACCAATTCTACTACGATGGCAAAACTATTACCGCCTATTTGCCAACGGAAAATCTGGTGGCTGTCACCAAAGCGCCTAACAATCTCGATGCCGCTTTAAAATTGGCTTACGATGCCGCCGCCATCTATTTCCCCTTTACCGATATCATCGTTGCCGATCCCTACCAAGATATCGCCCCCGGTTTGACCTATGCCTTCTTGATCGGACAATCGCAAGTGGTGGGAGGAACCACCACCAAGATGATAGCGATCGCTAATAACAAAATTTTTGCCCAATTGTGGATCGGGGTCGAAGATAAACTGCCCCGCATGATCCGCGCCGTCTATCGCGACGATCCCGCCCGTCTTCGTCATCAGGTCGCCTTTGATAACTGGCAACTCGATATTCCGAACGCTCCGAACACCTTTACCTTTACTAATAGCAATCAAGCTAAACCGATTCCTTTCGCTCGTCCCGAACCCCCGGCTTTAGCTCCCTCTCCCCAACCTTAA
- a CDS encoding reverse transcriptase/maturase family protein, with protein sequence MLEKLNTYPTMRKQIKSWLKAGVIDDKQLFPTSEGTPQGGVLSPLLANIALHGLEELVMNLAPSFDMKRKDGTQMSVRDKIKSVTLIRYADDFVVLHENLGVILLIKKEIEGWLQNIGLELKALLVFVC encoded by the coding sequence CTGTTAGAAAAACTTAACACCTACCCAACCATGAGGAAACAAATCAAATCATGGTTAAAAGCAGGAGTCATAGACGACAAACAGTTATTCCCAACCTCAGAAGGTACACCGCAAGGCGGAGTGTTATCGCCATTATTGGCAAATATAGCACTTCATGGGTTAGAGGAATTGGTTATGAATCTAGCACCCTCATTTGACATGAAACGCAAAGACGGGACACAAATGAGTGTTAGAGACAAAATAAAATCAGTGACCTTAATCCGATATGCAGACGATTTTGTGGTACTACATGAAAACCTAGGGGTTATTCTCCTAATCAAAAAGGAAATAGAGGGATGGTTACAAAACATCGGACTTGAGTTAAAGGCTCTTCTGGTTTTCGTGTGTTAA
- a CDS encoding ISL3 family transposase: MWINFDQLLDLPNVTVVNYQKIAQTIFLKLALLNETIECPNCHQTLDRINQTEYNLVRDLSILGNPVYLEVPRRQFHCQKCQKYISERLSFMRLRQHHTIRYESMIYERVKNCSIEEISREEGLGWSEVELIFNHCAKELEKEEWEAPERISLDEFSNLKGHKDFITTVVDMDKKILLDVIKGHKQEELMEALKAQPDAVREKVKEVSVDMWSGFTAVIKELFPNAKIIYDRFHVMAIINDELNKLRKLMGVHEKGLPHLLWKNKEDLKDEQKQQLEVILKEHPCLGIAWEMKEEIRQIYQSSRTFRGAERKLEKWIRIGGILYESSARMIQKHLPGICNYFENQTTNGLIEGMNTKIKLIKRMSYGFTNFEHLRLKLFACFNS; encoded by the coding sequence ATGTGGATAAATTTTGATCAACTCCTCGATTTACCAAATGTAACAGTGGTCAATTATCAAAAAATTGCTCAGACAATTTTCCTAAAGCTTGCTCTTTTAAATGAAACAATTGAATGTCCGAATTGCCATCAAACCTTAGACAGAATCAATCAGACAGAGTATAATCTAGTCAGAGACTTGTCAATATTAGGTAATCCAGTATATTTAGAAGTACCACGCCGTCAGTTTCATTGTCAAAAGTGCCAAAAGTATATCAGCGAAAGACTGAGTTTTATGAGATTAAGACAGCATCATACAATTCGCTATGAATCGATGATTTATGAGAGAGTAAAAAATTGTAGCATCGAAGAAATAAGTCGAGAAGAAGGGTTAGGATGGTCAGAAGTTGAGTTAATATTTAATCACTGTGCTAAAGAACTAGAAAAGGAAGAGTGGGAAGCACCAGAACGAATAAGCTTAGATGAATTTAGTAACTTAAAAGGACATAAAGATTTCATCACAACGGTCGTAGATATGGACAAGAAAATTTTACTAGATGTGATTAAAGGACATAAGCAAGAAGAATTAATGGAAGCCTTAAAAGCACAGCCAGACGCAGTTCGGGAGAAAGTGAAAGAAGTGAGCGTCGATATGTGGTCAGGATTTACAGCAGTGATCAAGGAATTATTTCCCAATGCTAAAATCATCTATGACCGTTTTCATGTAATGGCTATCATCAATGACGAGCTTAATAAATTGAGAAAGTTAATGGGGGTGCATGAAAAAGGATTACCTCATTTATTATGGAAGAATAAAGAGGACTTAAAGGACGAGCAAAAACAACAACTAGAAGTTATTCTGAAAGAACATCCATGCTTAGGAATAGCCTGGGAAATGAAAGAAGAAATTAGACAAATTTATCAAAGTAGTAGAACGTTCAGAGGTGCTGAGAGAAAATTGGAAAAATGGATAAGAATAGGCGGGATATTATATGAAAGTAGTGCCAGGATGATCCAGAAGCATTTGCCAGGTATTTGTAATTACTTTGAAAATCAGACAACCAACGGATTAATTGAGGGAATGAATACCAAAATAAAGCTTATTAAAAGAATGAGTTATGGATTTACCAATTTTGAACATCTTCGACTTAAGCTGTTTGCTTGCTTTAATTCATAA
- a CDS encoding transposase, whose protein sequence is MKTENRIFSQVYSYLEQGSRFVDKRHLTVLSWMVTALLSSQSLNQARWEPFVQSRAEQANSYQRRWNRFCQNGRVAVEKIYIPLILKAIETWKEKGERLYLAIDTTLLWNQYCFVYLAVVCGGRAVPLMWMGLEHGSASLAFEKYEPLLDRAKGYLQGFENVMLLADRGFANQQLIQWLRKNTWHWCLRLPCDTLIYGVRRRGFGYEVRELYPPKRQACFDRNVQVWQEARITAHLALASVPGVKDNWAILSDEPPTLDTFWQYGLRFPIEHLFQGQ, encoded by the coding sequence ATGAAAACCGAGAACAGAATCTTCTCCCAAGTTTATTCCTATCTAGAACAAGGAAGCCGATTTGTGGATAAAAGACATTTAACCGTCCTCAGTTGGATGGTGACAGCCCTACTCAGTAGTCAAAGTCTCAATCAAGCCAGATGGGAACCCTTTGTACAAAGCAGAGCCGAACAAGCCAATAGTTATCAGAGACGGTGGAATCGCTTTTGCCAGAATGGAAGAGTAGCGGTGGAAAAGATATACATCCCCTTAATATTGAAAGCCATCGAGACTTGGAAGGAGAAGGGGGAAAGACTGTATCTAGCAATAGATACCACTCTGTTGTGGAATCAATACTGCTTTGTCTATCTAGCGGTGGTCTGCGGGGGGAGAGCCGTCCCCTTGATGTGGATGGGATTAGAACATGGTAGTGCCAGCCTAGCTTTTGAGAAATACGAACCCTTGTTGGACAGAGCCAAAGGCTATCTTCAGGGCTTTGAGAATGTCATGCTGTTAGCCGACCGAGGCTTTGCCAATCAGCAATTAATTCAATGGCTCAGGAAAAATACTTGGCATTGGTGTCTTCGCTTACCTTGCGATACCCTCATTTACGGTGTTCGCCGTCGGGGTTTTGGCTATGAGGTCAGAGAACTCTATCCTCCCAAACGGCAAGCCTGCTTTGATCGCAACGTTCAAGTCTGGCAGGAGGCTAGAATCACTGCTCATCTTGCTTTAGCCTCTGTTCCAGGGGTTAAGGATAATTGGGCAATTCTGAGCGATGAACCTCCTACCCTTGACACCTTCTGGCAGTATGGTCTTCGTTTTCCCATTGAACATCTCTTTCAAGGGCAGTAA
- a CDS encoding AraC family transcriptional regulator, with protein MKYIPLLRVNTLLPFVTFLHRIGSPTEKLLEEVKLPLFALDHPESLIPRHQAFSLIEKAAHREGIDNLGLLVGKATSIADLGTFGRIICQSLTVYDAFNTVKNMITANNSGEIFWIKEQEETAYFCQRYLHNQEVNCHYAAQFASRLMIELVSIALGKLWQPPKIYLQGERGCDLKDESLSRTKIRAGMGFTAIVFPRSFLSLPLKFPVALDNKPSQKDRENLYSSSPVQNISGSLKQVITPLLPNGYPDINLAKEITGMSVRTLQRRLGEEGLTYTQVVEKIRFEQAVLWLQEPQIKLIDIAMELGYSDPAHFTRAFKRWTGLSPRDFRRQKLANYQ; from the coding sequence ATGAAATATATCCCCCTGCTTCGGGTTAATACTTTGTTACCCTTTGTTACGTTTCTTCATCGCATCGGTTCCCCCACGGAAAAATTATTAGAGGAGGTAAAATTACCCTTATTTGCGCTCGATCATCCCGAATCTTTAATCCCACGTCATCAGGCCTTCTCGTTGATCGAGAAAGCGGCGCACAGAGAAGGTATAGACAACTTAGGATTATTAGTAGGGAAGGCAACTTCGATCGCTGATTTAGGGACTTTCGGGCGAATTATTTGTCAGTCTTTGACTGTCTATGATGCTTTTAATACGGTCAAAAACATGATCACTGCTAACAATTCAGGGGAAATATTCTGGATTAAAGAACAGGAAGAAACCGCTTATTTTTGTCAGCGTTATCTCCACAATCAGGAGGTTAATTGTCATTATGCTGCCCAATTTGCTTCAAGACTGATGATCGAATTAGTTAGTATCGCCCTAGGAAAATTATGGCAGCCGCCGAAAATTTATCTTCAGGGTGAGCGGGGCTGCGACTTAAAAGATGAATCTTTAAGCAGAACTAAAATTCGTGCGGGAATGGGGTTTACTGCTATTGTTTTTCCTCGTTCTTTTCTGAGTTTACCTCTTAAATTTCCCGTAGCTTTAGATAATAAACCGAGTCAAAAAGATCGGGAAAATCTCTATTCTTCCTCCCCTGTACAGAATATAAGTGGCTCTTTAAAACAGGTGATTACTCCTCTTTTACCCAACGGTTATCCCGATATTAACTTAGCCAAAGAAATCACCGGCATGAGTGTCCGTACCCTACAAAGAAGGTTAGGAGAAGAAGGTTTAACCTATACTCAGGTAGTGGAAAAAATTCGTTTTGAGCAAGCAGTTTTGTGGCTGCAGGAACCCCAGATAAAATTAATTGATATTGCCATGGAATTAGGTTACAGTGATCCCGCCCATTTTACTCGCGCTTTTAAGCGTTGGACAGGATTATCACCTCGGGATTTTCGTCGTCAAAAATTGGCTAATTATCAATAG
- a CDS encoding type IV pilin-like G/H family protein, whose translation MRKPNRHFSLAFLFSSLALLATGNLTLSQTGNSIAQDQNAALQAVAKMTEGQRTYYQNNGNFRAQVDNVQEDFGVTLPKTFDYAIRTTSEAAYSYVIPARSTVSNQLKAYVGAAFITPNQDPKITTIICQNTNPGQTRPADPQLVRGNQFNNPGKLTLQCGDFSVQVPASEVNE comes from the coding sequence ATGAGAAAACCTAACCGACATTTTTCCCTCGCTTTCCTTTTTAGTTCTCTCGCTCTCCTCGCTACAGGCAATCTGACTCTAAGTCAAACAGGTAATTCGATCGCTCAAGACCAAAACGCCGCTTTGCAAGCCGTCGCCAAGATGACCGAGGGACAGCGCACCTATTATCAGAATAACGGGAATTTTCGAGCGCAAGTTGACAATGTTCAAGAAGATTTCGGGGTTACTTTGCCGAAAACCTTTGATTATGCCATTCGCACCACTTCCGAGGCCGCCTATAGCTACGTTATCCCCGCTCGCTCAACCGTCAGCAATCAGCTAAAAGCTTATGTGGGTGCGGCTTTTATCACTCCTAACCAAGACCCGAAAATCACGACGATTATCTGTCAGAATACCAATCCCGGTCAGACGCGTCCGGCGGATCCGCAATTGGTGCGCGGCAATCAGTTTAATAACCCCGGAAAACTGACCCTCCAGTGCGGCGACTTCTCCGTACAGGTTCCCGCTTCCGAGGTGAACGAGTAG